Proteins from one Anaeromusa acidaminophila DSM 3853 genomic window:
- a CDS encoding EAL and HDOD domain-containing protein — protein MELFIARQPIFDTHKNVVAYELLFRSPGAVTATHTDDTAATRAVLSNAFLMMGIDSLTDGKKAFVNFDAATILDQVPKLLPAAILIVEILETVEPTQEVLNACALLKKAGYTLALDDFEPADAQVPLILMADIIKVDFRNPKSLQGRRFAERIAPGRIRYLAEKVETEAEFRQALEAGYTLFQGYFFSRPAILSQKNIPVNHMHYLQLLNHLYTADFDVERFEQLIKRDVSLSLQFLKYINSAFFGFRVPVHSIRHAAALLGQQGLAKWISLVALRNLAQEQPPELLRTAVVRARFSELLIQRRPHPGIPQDHFFLVGLFSLLEAFLQKPLADVLEQLPLARSVKDALAGRPNPLRQVLDLVIAYEQGDWDQVLSVSEALQFPHEAIVNAYFDALLWEKEFISMSNV, from the coding sequence ATGGAGCTTTTCATTGCTAGACAGCCTATTTTTGACACTCACAAAAATGTTGTCGCTTACGAACTGCTTTTTCGCAGTCCCGGAGCCGTAACGGCCACCCACACGGATGATACTGCGGCAACACGCGCCGTCCTCTCGAATGCCTTTTTAATGATGGGCATTGATTCCCTCACCGACGGCAAGAAAGCCTTTGTCAACTTTGACGCCGCAACCATCCTTGATCAAGTCCCTAAACTTCTTCCTGCGGCAATTCTCATCGTGGAAATTTTGGAAACAGTCGAACCAACGCAAGAAGTACTCAATGCCTGTGCATTATTAAAAAAAGCCGGCTATACCTTAGCCTTAGATGATTTTGAACCCGCCGACGCACAGGTTCCCCTCATTCTCATGGCGGACATTATCAAAGTCGACTTTCGCAACCCCAAAAGCCTGCAAGGCCGACGCTTCGCTGAACGTATCGCTCCCGGGCGCATTCGCTATTTAGCGGAAAAGGTTGAAACCGAAGCTGAATTCCGCCAAGCCTTAGAGGCCGGATACACTTTGTTTCAAGGCTACTTTTTCAGTCGCCCCGCCATTCTCTCGCAAAAAAACATTCCTGTCAATCATATGCATTATTTGCAGCTTTTAAATCATCTCTATACCGCTGATTTTGATGTAGAACGTTTTGAGCAGCTTATTAAGCGAGATGTATCCCTCTCGTTGCAGTTTCTTAAGTATATCAATTCGGCCTTCTTCGGGTTTCGCGTACCGGTCCATTCCATACGCCATGCCGCCGCCCTTTTGGGACAACAAGGTTTGGCCAAATGGATTTCCCTTGTGGCTTTGCGCAATTTAGCGCAAGAGCAGCCTCCCGAACTACTTCGCACAGCGGTAGTTCGTGCTCGTTTCAGTGAGCTTTTGATTCAGCGCCGCCCTCATCCGGGCATCCCTCAGGATCATTTTTTTCTAGTGGGTCTGTTTTCTCTGCTGGAAGCGTTTTTACAAAAGCCTTTAGCCGATGTCCTAGAGCAATTGCCGTTGGCTCGTTCTGTTAAAGACGCCTTGGCCGGCCGCCCCAACCCGCTGCGCCAAGTTCTCGACTTAGTTATTGCCTATGAGCAAGGTGATTGGGATCAAGTTCTCTCCGTAAGCGAAGCGTTGCAATTTCCTCATGAGGCTATTGTTAATGCTTACTTTGACGCCTTGCTTTGGGAAAAAGAATTTATTTCCATGTCGAATGTGTGA
- a CDS encoding nucleobase:cation symporter-2 family protein — MEKNHPVNEMLPLSKLFVYGLQHVLAMYAGAVAVPLIVANALGLSSEQLIYLINADLFTCGIATIIQTVGFGNMGVKIPMIQGVTFAAVTPMILIGQAHGLTGIYGSIIVAGIITYLVSPYFSSLLRFFPPVVTGTIITIIGVTLMPVAVRWAGGGNPAAKDFASAAYILLALVTLALVLFFYRFFKGFISNIAVLLGLLCGTVLASFFDMVNFSKVGGAAWLGVTTPFAFGYPTFDAASIAAMVLVMLVVMTETTGDCIAVGEIVDKKITKDDLSRCLRADGFSTILGGIFNSFPYTAFAQNVGLVALTRVKSRFVVTAAGVILILLGLLPKLAAVIAAIPLPVLGGAGIAMFGMVAASGLKTLSRVDFDGTQNIMVVAVSLGVGMITLAVPNFYHNFPAWAQVILHSGITAGSIAAILLNLLLNGVSAEEKDMEAGKNKYL, encoded by the coding sequence ATGGAAAAAAATCATCCTGTTAACGAGATGCTGCCGTTGAGCAAACTGTTTGTGTACGGTTTGCAGCATGTACTGGCTATGTACGCCGGGGCGGTGGCGGTTCCCCTTATTGTGGCAAATGCTTTGGGATTGAGCAGCGAGCAATTAATTTATCTGATTAACGCCGATCTGTTTACTTGCGGCATTGCTACGATTATCCAGACTGTCGGTTTTGGCAATATGGGCGTAAAAATTCCCATGATCCAAGGGGTGACTTTTGCCGCCGTAACTCCCATGATTTTAATCGGCCAAGCGCACGGACTGACTGGTATTTACGGTTCAATTATTGTGGCCGGGATTATAACATACTTGGTCAGTCCTTATTTTAGCTCGCTTTTGCGCTTTTTCCCTCCGGTAGTGACAGGGACGATTATTACCATCATCGGCGTGACCTTGATGCCGGTGGCTGTGCGCTGGGCTGGCGGCGGCAATCCGGCGGCCAAGGACTTTGCCAGCGCGGCTTATATCTTGCTGGCGCTGGTGACCTTAGCCTTGGTTCTTTTCTTTTACCGTTTTTTCAAAGGCTTTATCAGCAACATTGCAGTGCTCTTAGGCTTGTTGTGCGGTACGGTCTTGGCTAGTTTTTTTGATATGGTCAATTTTTCCAAGGTGGGCGGTGCGGCCTGGCTGGGAGTTACTACGCCCTTTGCCTTTGGCTATCCTACGTTTGATGCGGCGTCCATTGCCGCGATGGTCTTGGTTATGCTGGTAGTGATGACGGAGACCACTGGCGACTGTATTGCCGTAGGCGAAATTGTTGATAAGAAGATTACGAAAGACGATTTAAGCCGCTGTTTGCGGGCGGATGGTTTCTCTACGATTCTGGGCGGCATTTTCAACTCGTTTCCCTATACGGCTTTCGCGCAGAATGTAGGCTTAGTAGCGTTGACGAGGGTTAAAAGTCGCTTTGTGGTTACTGCGGCCGGCGTCATTCTGATTCTGTTGGGGCTTTTGCCCAAACTGGCTGCGGTGATTGCCGCCATTCCTTTACCGGTTTTGGGCGGGGCGGGCATTGCTATGTTCGGTATGGTTGCGGCCAGCGGCTTGAAAACCTTGTCGCGCGTTGATTTTGACGGGACGCAGAACATCATGGTTGTTGCGGTTAGTCTGGGCGTGGGTATGATTACGTTGGCAGTGCCTAATTTCTATCATAACTTTCCAGCTTGGGCTCAAGTTATTTTGCACAGTGGCATTACTGCCGGCAGCATCGCCGCTATTCTGCTCAACTTGCTTCTCAACGGCGTTTCGGCAGAAGAAAAAGATATGGAAGCCGGTAAAAACAAGTATTTATAA
- a CDS encoding xanthine dehydrogenase family protein molybdopterin-binding subunit, translated as MKVVGQSLPKIDALPIATGQPVYTEDLAPSQALIVKVLHSPHAFARLRQVDVSLALKVPGVACILTHQDVSQERFTLAGQSYPEPSPYDRRILDEYVRYVGDAVAIVAAADEKTAEKALQLIRVDYEVLDPVLDFEAAAGHASVVHPEGNVHCNFPIGMEKEKNIICAHKNEYGDVEAELAQCPVVVEGTYYTQAQAHGMMETYRAYSYLDHTGRLTIVSSTQIPFHVRRQMARALEMPASRIRVIKPRIGGGFGGKQTGAVEMFVAAVTKRTGKAALIVYSRTETFSCTNSRHAMRLRVRMGADEDGTIRAVDIQGLSDGGAYGEHAPTTFSVVGEKTLPLYHKAKAVRFMGQVVYTNKLPGGALRGYGATQGTFAQESAVNLLAARLKMDPVELRQKNLIRQGDYSPVYKGKVLASSTLDQCIATGKKLIGWEEKYPVRDLGDSLRAVGMAVTMQGSGIAGIDTASAEVRLNDDGNYTLLIGSTDMGTGSDTILAQMAAEVLETDLEHFIVHAADTDVSPFDPGSYASSTTYVTGMAVKLAAEELRGKMLEQAAKALEVSSNEVSFDGDSFYVEKNQASLSRVKLAERLALGIGKQQLIGQGTYGSPTSPPPFVAGFAEVEIDKATGKVTPIDFVAVVDCGTVINPALARVQTEGGIVQGIGMALYEEVRYTGQGRLETCNFMQYKIPCRKDVGQVRVAFEPSYEPTGPFGAKSIGEAVINTPAPAIAHAVFNATGVQLAQLPLTPEKVLNALLTKKRG; from the coding sequence ATGAAAGTAGTCGGACAAAGCCTGCCTAAGATCGATGCGCTGCCTATTGCGACAGGGCAGCCGGTATATACGGAAGATCTGGCGCCGTCTCAGGCGCTGATAGTCAAGGTGTTGCACAGCCCGCATGCTTTTGCGCGTTTGCGTCAGGTAGATGTCTCCCTGGCCCTGAAGGTTCCGGGCGTAGCTTGTATTTTGACGCACCAGGACGTATCGCAGGAACGGTTTACTCTGGCTGGCCAGTCCTATCCGGAGCCATCTCCCTATGATCGGCGCATTTTGGATGAGTATGTGCGTTATGTGGGAGATGCCGTAGCCATTGTGGCGGCGGCGGACGAAAAAACAGCAGAAAAGGCGCTGCAGCTTATCCGCGTGGACTATGAAGTGCTGGATCCGGTGCTGGACTTTGAGGCTGCAGCCGGGCATGCCAGCGTAGTGCATCCGGAAGGCAACGTGCATTGTAACTTCCCCATCGGGATGGAAAAAGAGAAAAATATTATTTGTGCGCATAAGAACGAGTATGGCGATGTCGAAGCCGAATTAGCCCAATGCCCGGTAGTGGTGGAGGGAACCTATTATACCCAGGCGCAGGCGCATGGCATGATGGAGACGTATCGCGCCTATAGCTATCTGGACCATACTGGTAGGCTGACGATTGTCAGTTCGACGCAGATTCCTTTTCACGTACGGCGGCAAATGGCGAGAGCGCTGGAAATGCCGGCTAGCCGCATTCGCGTTATCAAGCCCCGTATAGGAGGCGGCTTTGGCGGCAAACAGACCGGAGCCGTGGAGATGTTCGTAGCGGCGGTGACCAAGCGCACCGGTAAAGCGGCGCTGATTGTTTACAGTCGTACGGAAACCTTCAGCTGCACCAACAGCCGTCATGCTATGCGTCTAAGGGTGCGTATGGGGGCTGATGAGGATGGTACCATTCGGGCGGTAGATATTCAAGGGCTTTCCGACGGCGGTGCTTATGGCGAGCATGCGCCTACCACGTTTTCCGTGGTAGGCGAGAAAACGCTGCCGCTGTACCACAAAGCCAAGGCGGTTCGGTTTATGGGACAGGTTGTGTATACCAACAAACTGCCGGGAGGCGCTTTGCGCGGCTATGGGGCGACGCAGGGAACCTTCGCTCAAGAGTCGGCGGTCAATTTGCTGGCTGCCAGACTCAAGATGGACCCGGTGGAGCTGCGGCAAAAAAATCTGATTCGCCAAGGAGATTACTCGCCTGTCTATAAGGGGAAAGTGCTGGCTAGTTCGACATTGGATCAATGTATTGCTACCGGTAAGAAGCTGATTGGATGGGAAGAAAAATATCCTGTGCGCGACTTAGGGGACTCTTTGCGAGCTGTAGGGATGGCGGTAACCATGCAAGGCTCCGGGATTGCCGGTATTGATACGGCGTCTGCGGAAGTACGGCTTAATGACGACGGAAATTACACGCTGCTTATTGGCTCTACCGATATGGGAACGGGAAGCGATACTATTTTGGCGCAAATGGCGGCGGAGGTGCTGGAAACCGATCTGGAGCATTTTATCGTTCATGCCGCCGATACGGATGTATCTCCTTTTGATCCCGGTTCTTACGCCTCCAGTACTACCTATGTGACCGGCATGGCGGTTAAGCTGGCGGCGGAGGAATTGCGCGGCAAGATGTTGGAACAGGCGGCTAAGGCGCTGGAAGTGTCATCGAACGAAGTGTCGTTCGACGGTGATAGTTTTTACGTTGAGAAAAACCAAGCCTCTTTATCCAGAGTGAAACTAGCGGAACGACTGGCTTTGGGAATTGGCAAACAGCAGCTTATCGGGCAGGGGACGTATGGCAGTCCCACCTCGCCGCCGCCTTTTGTAGCGGGCTTTGCAGAAGTGGAAATTGACAAGGCTACCGGCAAGGTGACCCCCATCGATTTTGTGGCTGTTGTGGACTGCGGTACGGTGATCAACCCGGCATTGGCCCGGGTGCAGACCGAAGGCGGCATTGTTCAGGGGATTGGCATGGCGCTCTATGAAGAAGTGCGTTATACTGGGCAAGGGCGTTTAGAAACTTGCAATTTTATGCAATATAAGATTCCTTGCCGCAAGGATGTGGGCCAGGTGCGAGTGGCTTTTGAGCCCAGCTACGAACCGACCGGTCCTTTCGGCGCCAAGTCCATCGGCGAGGCGGTCATTAACACGCCAGCGCCGGCGATTGCCCATGCTGTCTTCAATGCTACTGGCGTGCAGCTAGCGCAGCTGCCGTTGACGCCGGAAAAAGTATTGAACGCGTTACTAACCAAGAAACGAGGTTGA
- a CDS encoding FAD binding domain-containing protein translates to MLTFQKLAQPQSLAEAYEILTAQKNNFLLGGGAFLRLGSARRSTAVDLSACNLSYIEETESEVRLGAMATLRDLEVSPVLRRLGCGVAPQAVSHIIGVQFRQSVTVGGSVFGRFGFSDLLPALLVLGASVHLYKGGSMPLAQFMEQPPQKDILIQVVIPKASCRASYQQMRTSCSDFPLLNVAASETDGVWKIAVGARPGRAALAMQAAACLEAGSAPEESARLAAAELSFSGNNRASEEYRRQLCEALTARAVKEVLACN, encoded by the coding sequence ATGCTTACGTTCCAAAAGTTAGCGCAGCCGCAGTCGTTGGCGGAAGCTTACGAAATACTGACGGCGCAGAAAAACAATTTCCTTCTGGGCGGCGGAGCTTTTTTGCGTCTTGGTTCGGCGCGGAGAAGCACGGCGGTGGACTTGTCTGCGTGCAATTTATCGTATATAGAAGAAACAGAGTCGGAGGTGCGCTTGGGGGCTATGGCTACCTTGCGCGACTTGGAGGTTAGTCCGGTTTTGCGGCGTCTAGGCTGCGGCGTGGCGCCGCAGGCAGTGAGCCATATTATTGGCGTGCAGTTTCGACAAAGCGTTACGGTAGGCGGTTCGGTATTTGGGCGGTTTGGCTTTTCTGATTTGCTGCCGGCGCTTTTGGTGTTGGGGGCGTCAGTTCATTTGTACAAAGGCGGTAGTATGCCGCTGGCGCAGTTTATGGAACAGCCGCCGCAAAAGGATATTCTTATCCAAGTGGTGATTCCCAAAGCAAGCTGTCGCGCTTCTTACCAGCAGATGCGTACTTCGTGCAGTGATTTTCCTCTGCTCAATGTGGCGGCATCCGAAACGGACGGCGTCTGGAAAATTGCCGTTGGCGCCCGACCGGGACGTGCGGCGCTGGCGATGCAGGCGGCAGCCTGCTTGGAGGCTGGTTCAGCGCCGGAAGAGTCGGCGCGTTTAGCGGCGGCGGAATTATCTTTTTCCGGCAACAATCGTGCCAGCGAAGAATATCGGCGTCAGCTTTGTGAAGCATTAACGGCGCGGGCGGTCAAGGAGGTGCTGGCATGCAACTAG
- a CDS encoding LysR family transcriptional regulator: MEIRHLECFLEIVRLGSFSKAAKALHISQPAASKMIHSMEQELGLPVLYRQNRNLTLTDIGQAVFERAQPIVALFHGLHAELEDVAQARKGRLRIGLPPIASSSVFPQVLGAFSRLYPDISVNLYEFGSKTIEKEVYDGMLDLGVICSPSDNSEFSTLSFIKDPLQVIVAPGHPLSERSLLSFADLAQEQFIMYREDFSLHDAIANRCLQAGFEVRCAYETSQREFMTQLVASGLGIALLPQAICATLPPQQLRAIPMTDPVYLELGAIWRRNRYLSFAARSWLDFAKEKLTPNKPA, from the coding sequence ATGGAGATTCGCCATTTAGAATGTTTCCTGGAAATTGTTCGCCTTGGCAGCTTCAGCAAAGCCGCCAAGGCGCTGCATATCAGCCAGCCTGCGGCTAGCAAAATGATTCACTCTATGGAGCAGGAACTAGGCCTACCTGTTCTCTACCGCCAGAACCGCAACCTAACGCTCACCGATATCGGCCAAGCTGTTTTTGAACGCGCTCAGCCGATTGTCGCCTTGTTTCACGGGTTGCATGCCGAACTGGAGGATGTGGCGCAAGCCCGCAAAGGCCGCTTGCGCATCGGCCTGCCGCCGATTGCCAGCTCCAGCGTCTTTCCCCAAGTACTAGGCGCGTTCAGCCGCCTTTATCCGGACATTTCCGTCAATCTTTACGAGTTCGGTTCTAAAACCATCGAAAAAGAAGTCTATGACGGTATGCTTGATCTCGGAGTTATCTGCTCTCCCTCCGATAACTCGGAGTTTTCTACGTTATCCTTCATTAAAGACCCCTTGCAGGTCATCGTAGCTCCCGGCCATCCCTTGAGCGAACGCAGCTTGCTTTCTTTCGCCGATCTGGCGCAAGAGCAGTTCATCATGTATCGTGAGGATTTCAGTCTCCACGACGCCATTGCCAATCGTTGCCTCCAAGCTGGCTTCGAGGTTCGCTGCGCCTATGAAACCTCGCAGAGAGAATTTATGACCCAACTGGTCGCTTCCGGTCTGGGCATTGCCCTGCTGCCTCAAGCCATTTGCGCCACGTTGCCTCCTCAACAGTTACGAGCCATCCCCATGACCGACCCAGTGTATCTGGAATTAGGCGCCATCTGGCGACGCAACCGCTATTTGTCTTTCGCCGCCCGCTCTTGGCTAGACTTCGCCAAAGAAAAACTCACTCCGAACAAACCCGCCTAA
- a CDS encoding (2Fe-2S)-binding protein, translating into MQLETSLNGIKTIWQIEADVSLADVLRHEGYLSVRKGCDTSCCGLCTVWLDGKPVLSCTVPAFRAAGKDITTLEGVQEEAEAFAKVLAAEGAEQCGFCSPGFIMTVLAMKRELSQPSEEEILHYLTGNLCRCTGYMGQLRAIKTYLGGETR; encoded by the coding sequence ATGCAACTAGAGACGAGCCTTAATGGAATTAAAACCATTTGGCAGATTGAGGCGGATGTGTCGTTGGCGGACGTGCTGCGTCATGAAGGCTATTTGAGCGTGCGCAAGGGCTGTGATACGTCCTGCTGCGGTCTTTGTACGGTTTGGCTTGATGGCAAGCCGGTTCTTTCTTGCACTGTGCCTGCTTTTCGAGCGGCGGGGAAGGACATTACTACCTTAGAAGGCGTGCAAGAAGAAGCGGAGGCTTTTGCGAAAGTATTAGCGGCAGAGGGCGCTGAACAATGCGGTTTTTGCAGTCCCGGCTTTATTATGACCGTTTTGGCTATGAAGAGAGAGCTTTCGCAGCCGTCAGAAGAAGAAATCCTTCATTATTTGACAGGGAATTTGTGTCGATGCACCGGTTATATGGGGCAGTTGCGAGCGATTAAAACGTATCTGGGAGGTGAAACGCGATGA